The following coding sequences lie in one Sorex araneus isolate mSorAra2 chromosome 4, mSorAra2.pri, whole genome shotgun sequence genomic window:
- the ZNF597 gene encoding zinc finger protein 597, protein MDRHGLRGLIFSGHQQLDFEEKCLSAAHVAPEQCPGCLFTRQHRDKAQTWAETCYGMMPATHLRPGAPASFGAAGTAPAPHPGRPAGGPRQEPLLFEDLAVYFCQEECVSLYPAHRPLCRDPMWDSLEDKTFVGGKGETEVNQQFHLDCLGVEELALETCSTAAPLVYNPEVSPEDGEGNPERKMLRATSACKIELMNLLVTIDNHAPLLDLSQCLGIRAISEFAKEATDLSKCSEYGPSVSDKSCLAHPRGKPQRCDRGKSFSDRASVQAHGRAQASRKPRQLLPAGPSVRAHAPPRKKGKASHMWQMWVRLSVAPAIDAAPAKPRC, encoded by the exons ATGGACAGACACGGGCTCCGAGGCCTCATTTTCAGTGGCCATCAGCAGCTGGACTTCGAGGAGAAGTGTCTCTCCGCAGCACACGTGGCCCCCGAGCAGTGCCCGGGGTGTCTCTTCACACGGCAACACCGGGACAAGGCTCAGACATGGGCGGAAACTTGCTACGGAATGAT GCCGGCGACCCACCTGCGGCCCGGAGCTCCCGCCAGTTTCGGGGCTGCGGGGACAGCGCCCGCACCACATCCGGGGCGACCGGCCGGCGGCCCTCGGCAG GAACCGCTGCTCTTTGAGGATCTGGCCGTGTATTTCTGTCAAGAGGAGTGTGTGAGTCTGTACCCGGCCCACAGGCCTCTCTGCAGAGACCCCATGTGGGACAGTTTGGAGGACAAAACCTTCGTAG GAGGGAAAGGCGAGACTGAGGTGAACCAGCAGTTCCATCTGGACTGTCTGGGAGTTGAAGAGCTTGCCCTGGAAACGTGCTCCACTGCTGCGCCCCTTGTGTATAACCCCGAGGTGTCTCCTGAGGATGGCGAGGGGAACCCTGAGAGGAAGATGCTAAGGGCCACTTCTGCTTGCAAGATTGAGCTGATGAACCTTCTAGTGACCATTGACAACCACGCCCCCTTACTAGACTTGTCTCAGTGTTTAGGGATCAGAGCAATTTCGGAGTTTGCCAAAGAAGCCACAGATTTGTCCAAGTGTTCAGAGTATGGCCCGAGCGTCAGTGATAAGTCATGTCTTGCCCACCCCAGAGGGAAGCCGCAGAGGTGTGACCGTGGGAAAAGCTTCAGTGACAGAGCCAGTGTGCAGGCGCACGGGCGGGCGCAGGCCAGCCGGAAGCCTCGGCAGCTCCTGCCAGCGGGCCCATCTGTCCGGGCACATGCACCCCCACGTAAAAAAGGCAAAGCCTCACACATGTGGCAGATGTGGGTGAGGCTTTCTGTGGCTCCCGCGATTGATGCAGCACCAGCAAAGCCACGCTGCTGA
- the ZNF174 gene encoding zinc finger protein 174 isoform X1, whose translation MAAKLEITFSLQPPAQARSGPERRIVAKLEAQRAPPPPPPGADPDPDPELSRRSFRQFRYREESGPQEALSRLQRLCRQWLRPDAHSKEQILELLVLEQFLNILPPDIQTWLRQQCPRDSREMVALVEDFHRAAKKPKQWVRRGPRASQKVAVCLEGQKVLLEKTGSQLGEQDLPDFQPQPPRGCPQACPLGEPLQAGPQLPLSTQEKAPLLQEAALTLAGTEAPKLNNDNKENPQQEGDKGAKPCAVSASRVRGSGLQSPQSPQPRAANRSETHLSRRQISAPSAQKPFIQYQRLCRELDYCGSALNSHALRELKQSKGSRRGLSNLWQHPGHQPMHSAKKPYKCEDCGKSFTWNSELKRHKRVHTGERPYRCGECGSCFGRQSTLTMHLRIHTGEKPYECSRCGKSFRQSSNLHQHRRLHHHD comes from the exons ATGGCAGCGAAGTTGGAGATCACTTTTAGCTTGCAGCCCCCCGCCCAGGCCCGCTCCGGGCCAGAGAGACGTATCGTGGCGAAGCTGGAGGCCCagcgggcgccgccgccgccgcccccgggggcggaccccgaccccgaccccgagcTCTCGCGGCGGAGCTTCAGGCAGTTTCGTTACCGGGAGGAGTCGGGCCCGCAGGAGGCGCTTTCCCGGCTCCAGCGGCTCTGCCGCCAGTGGCTGCGGCCCGACGCGCACAGCAAGGAGCAGATTCTGGAGCTGCTGGTGCTGGAGCAGTTCCTCAACATCCTGCCCCCTGACATCCAGACGTGGCTCCGGCAGCAGTGTCCCAGGGACAGCAGGGAGATGGTGGCCCTGGTGGAGGATTTTCACAGAGCGGCCAAGAAGCCCAAGcagtgggtgaggagggggccgcGGGCGAGTCagaag GTGGCCGTGTGTTTGGAAGGGCAGAAGGTGCTGTTGGAGAAAACTGGATCTCAGCTTGGAGAACAGGACCTGCCAGACTTCCAGCCACAGCCTCCCAGGGGCTGTCCCCAGGCTTGCCCCCTGGGGGAGCCCCTCCAGGCCGGACCACAGCTCCCACTGAGCACCCAGGAAAAGGCTCCGCTCCTGCAGGAAGCCGCCCTCACCCTAGCTGGCACAg AGGCCCCCAAACTGAACAATGACAACAAGGAAAATCCACAGCAGGAGGGGGATAAAGGGGCAAAGCCATGTGCAGTGTCGGCCAGCAGGGTGAGGGGCAGTGGTCTGCAGAGTCCCCAGAGTCCCCAGCCCAGAGCTGCAAACAGAAGTGAAACCCACCTGTCACGGAGGCAGATCAGCGCCCCCAGTGCTCAGAAGCCGTTCATTCAATACCAGAGACTTTGCAGGGAGCTGGACTACTGCGGCAGTGCGCTCAATAGCCACGCACTGCGGGAGCTGAAGCAGAGTAAAGGGAGTAGAAGGGGCCTGAGCAACCTTTGGCAGCACCCTGGCCACCAGCCCATGCACTCAGCGAAGAAACCTTACAAGTGTGAGgactgtgggaaaagcttcaCGTGGAACTCAGAGCTGAAGAGACACAAGCGCGtgcacaccggggagaggccctACCGCTGTGGCGAGTGTGGAAGCTGCTTCGGGCGCCAGTCCACCCTGACGATGCACCTGAGGATCCACACCGGGGAAAAGCCCTACGAGTGCAGCCGGTGTGGGAAAAGCTTCCGCCAGAGCTCCAACCTTCACCAGCACCGCCGGCTCCACCACCACGACTGA
- the ZNF174 gene encoding zinc finger protein 174 isoform X2, which translates to MAAKLEITFSLQPPAQARSGPERRIVAKLEAQRAPPPPPPGADPDPDPELSRRSFRQFRYREESGPQEALSRLQRLCRQWLRPDAHSKEQILELLVLEQFLNILPPDIQTWLRQQCPRDSREMVALVEDFHRAAKKPKQWVAVCLEGQKVLLEKTGSQLGEQDLPDFQPQPPRGCPQACPLGEPLQAGPQLPLSTQEKAPLLQEAALTLAGTEAPKLNNDNKENPQQEGDKGAKPCAVSASRVRGSGLQSPQSPQPRAANRSETHLSRRQISAPSAQKPFIQYQRLCRELDYCGSALNSHALRELKQSKGSRRGLSNLWQHPGHQPMHSAKKPYKCEDCGKSFTWNSELKRHKRVHTGERPYRCGECGSCFGRQSTLTMHLRIHTGEKPYECSRCGKSFRQSSNLHQHRRLHHHD; encoded by the exons ATGGCAGCGAAGTTGGAGATCACTTTTAGCTTGCAGCCCCCCGCCCAGGCCCGCTCCGGGCCAGAGAGACGTATCGTGGCGAAGCTGGAGGCCCagcgggcgccgccgccgccgcccccgggggcggaccccgaccccgaccccgagcTCTCGCGGCGGAGCTTCAGGCAGTTTCGTTACCGGGAGGAGTCGGGCCCGCAGGAGGCGCTTTCCCGGCTCCAGCGGCTCTGCCGCCAGTGGCTGCGGCCCGACGCGCACAGCAAGGAGCAGATTCTGGAGCTGCTGGTGCTGGAGCAGTTCCTCAACATCCTGCCCCCTGACATCCAGACGTGGCTCCGGCAGCAGTGTCCCAGGGACAGCAGGGAGATGGTGGCCCTGGTGGAGGATTTTCACAGAGCGGCCAAGAAGCCCAAGcagtgg GTGGCCGTGTGTTTGGAAGGGCAGAAGGTGCTGTTGGAGAAAACTGGATCTCAGCTTGGAGAACAGGACCTGCCAGACTTCCAGCCACAGCCTCCCAGGGGCTGTCCCCAGGCTTGCCCCCTGGGGGAGCCCCTCCAGGCCGGACCACAGCTCCCACTGAGCACCCAGGAAAAGGCTCCGCTCCTGCAGGAAGCCGCCCTCACCCTAGCTGGCACAg AGGCCCCCAAACTGAACAATGACAACAAGGAAAATCCACAGCAGGAGGGGGATAAAGGGGCAAAGCCATGTGCAGTGTCGGCCAGCAGGGTGAGGGGCAGTGGTCTGCAGAGTCCCCAGAGTCCCCAGCCCAGAGCTGCAAACAGAAGTGAAACCCACCTGTCACGGAGGCAGATCAGCGCCCCCAGTGCTCAGAAGCCGTTCATTCAATACCAGAGACTTTGCAGGGAGCTGGACTACTGCGGCAGTGCGCTCAATAGCCACGCACTGCGGGAGCTGAAGCAGAGTAAAGGGAGTAGAAGGGGCCTGAGCAACCTTTGGCAGCACCCTGGCCACCAGCCCATGCACTCAGCGAAGAAACCTTACAAGTGTGAGgactgtgggaaaagcttcaCGTGGAACTCAGAGCTGAAGAGACACAAGCGCGtgcacaccggggagaggccctACCGCTGTGGCGAGTGTGGAAGCTGCTTCGGGCGCCAGTCCACCCTGACGATGCACCTGAGGATCCACACCGGGGAAAAGCCCTACGAGTGCAGCCGGTGTGGGAAAAGCTTCCGCCAGAGCTCCAACCTTCACCAGCACCGCCGGCTCCACCACCACGACTGA
- the LOC101553329 gene encoding olfactory receptor 2C1 codes for MARANSSFPEGFILTGVSDHPELEMIFFVVILFSYVLTLVGNFTIILLSRLDPRLHTPMYFFLSNLSSLDLAFTTSSVPQMLINLSGPDKTISYGGCVTQLYVFLWLGATECILLVVMAFDRYVAVCRPLHYTTIMNPGLCWRLAIVAWLGGLGNSLIQSTFTLQLPLCGHRRVDNFLCEVPAMIKLACGDTRLNEAVLNGVCTFFTAVPLTVILVSYCYIARAVLKIGSAEGRRKAFNTCLSHLLVVFLFYGSAIYGYLLPAKSSNQDQGKFISLFYSVVTPMVNPLIYTLRNKEVKGALRRLLGKGREEG; via the coding sequence ATGGCACGGGCCAACAGCAGCTTCCCCGAGGGCTTCATTCTGACGGGCGTGTCCGACCACCCCGAGCTGGAGATGATCTTCTTTGTGGTCATCCTCTTCTCTTACGTGCTGACCCTGGTCGGGAACTTCACCATCATCCTGCTCTCTCGGCTGGATCCCCGGctgcacacgcccatgtacttcttcctcagcaaCCTCTCCTCCCTGGACCTCGCCTTCACCACGAGCTCCGTCCCGCAGATGCTCATCAACCTGTCGGGCCCAGACAAGACCATCAGCTACGGCGGCTGTGTGACCCAGCTCTACGTCTTCCTCTGGCTCGGGGCGACCGAGTGCATTCTGCTCGTGGTGATGGCCTTCGACCGTTACGTGGCGGTGTGCCGGCCCCTGCACTACACCACCATCATGAACCCCGGGCTGTGCTGGCGCCTGGCCATCGTGGCCTGGTTGGGAGGGCTGGGCAACTCTCTGATTCAGTCCACGTTCACGCTGCAGCTCCCGCTGTGTGGGCACCGGAGGGTGGACAACTTCCTGTGCGAGGTGCCCGCCATGATCAAGCTGGCCTGCGGGGACACGCGTCTCAACGAGGCCGTGCTCAACGGCGTCTGCACCTTCTTCACCGCCGTCCCGCTGACCGTCATCCTGGTCTCCTACTGCTACATCGCTCGGGCCGTGCTGAAGATCGGCTCGGCCGAGGGCCGCAGGAAGGCCTTCAACACGTGCCTCTCGCACCTGCTGGTGGTCTTCCTCTTCTACGGCTCGGCCATCTACGGGTACCTGCTGCCCGCTAAGTCCAGCAACCAGGACCAGGGCAAGTTTATTTCCCTCTTCTACTCGGTGGTCACGCCCATGGTCAACCCTCTCATCTACACTCTGCGGAACAAGGAGGTGAAGGGGGCGCTCAGGAGGctgctggggaaggggagggaagagggctgA
- the LOC105942791 gene encoding pyrin-like has translation MEEIVADNLLHSLQELLPNEFEVFKLKLQNTRLENEPPQITRRQLHEATPVQMTDLLLRHYGQISAVLLTLKILKKMNLELLVQKLKSALVPESLSSQQLEPSLTQTNWVPAGAKQGRRVRLMAISAGRLQNLGGSVWLREGLRSSGKERPEPGVQHPLRGQGARPLLCASSPGEKEKITPASAQATADAETVSAAKASALTAGPPTHAFTAGPPTHALTAGPPLLTLETLSDS, from the exons ATGGAGGAGATCGTGGCTGATAATCTGCTCCACTCCCTGCAAGAGCTGCTCCCTAATGAATTTGAGGTGTTCAAGCTTAAACTGCAAAACACCCGCCTGGAGAACGAGCCGCCCCAGATCACTCGGAGGCAGCTGCATGAGGCCACGCCCGTGCAAATGACCGACCTGCTGCTGCGGCACTACGGGCAGATCTCTGCCGTGCTGCTGACCCTGAAAATCCTCAAGAAAATGAACCTGGAACTGCTGGTCCAGAAGCTGAAGAGCGCCCTCGTTCCAG AGAGTCTGTCGAGCCAGCAGCTGGAGCCCAGCCTGACCCAGACCAATTGGGTTCCGGCGGGCGCCAAGCAGGGCCGCCGGGTCCGCTTGATGGCCATCTCGGCCGGGAGACTGCAGAACCTCGGCGGGTCTGTGTGGCTGCGAGAGGGCCTGCGGAGCTCAGGCAAGGAGCgccctgagcctggagtccaGCATCCCTTGCGGGGACAAGGAGCTCGCCCACTGCTCTGCGCTTCCAGcccaggagaaaaggaaaa aattactcctgccagtgctcaggcgACTGCTGATGCTGAAACTGTGTCAGCTGCAAAGGCAAGCGCCCTCACCGCTGGACCACCGACCCACGCCTTCACCGCTGGACCACCGACCCACGCCCTCACCGCTGGACCACCGCTCCTCACCCTGGAAACTTTGTCTGACAGTTAG